In Arachis stenosperma cultivar V10309 chromosome 1, arast.V10309.gnm1.PFL2, whole genome shotgun sequence, one DNA window encodes the following:
- the LOC130971653 gene encoding EH domain-containing protein 1-like, with translation MKMVSEWMDSCSKEQMQIYQQWFNLADSDGDGRITGNDATKFFALSNLSRPQLKQVWDIAANKRQGFLGFAEFVTAMQLVALAQAGYDLNSDILKTQIDTENIKPPVMEGTDALVAKTQSLTISGQHDVNATQLQPSTSFVSKPPVKKLPLNAVTSIIDGLKRLYVERVKPLEVTYQFNDFVSPLLTNSDFDARPMVMLLGQYSTGKTTFIKHLLRCDYPGAHIGPEPTTDRFVAVMSGPDERTIPGNTVAVDANMPFSGLTTFGGSFLSKFQCSQMPHPLLDEITFIDTPGVLSGEKQRTQRSYDFTGVISWFAAKCDLILLLFDPHKLDISDEFKRVIASLRGHDDKIRVVLNKADQVDTQQLMRVYGALMWSLGKVLNTPEVVRVYIGSFNDKPIQEGFVGPLGQELFEKEQNDLLADLVDIPRKACDSRINEFVKRARAAKMHAYIISHLKKEMPAMMGKAKTQQRLIDNLEEEFRKVQREFHLPAGDFPNVEHFREVLSGYSIDRFEKLKPKMIQAVDDMLGYEIPELLKKFRNPYD, from the exons ATGAAGATGGTGTCGGAATGGATGGATTCCTGTTCGAAAGAGCAGATGCAGATTTACCAGCAATGGTTCAACTTGGCCGATTCAG ATGGAGATGGCCGTATCACTGGCAACGATGCTACCAAGTTCTTTGCTCTCTCCAACTTATCCCGCCCTCAACTCAAGCAG GTCTGGGATATTGCCGCGAATAAAAGACAAGGATTTCTAGGTTTCGCGGAGTTTGTTACGGCAATGCAG CTTGTCGCGTTGGCCCAGGCAGGATATGATCTCAACTCGGATATCCTTAAAACTCAGA TTGACACTGAAAATATCAAACCTCCAGTCATGGAAGGAACTGATGCTTTAGTAGCA AAAACACAGAGTTTAACAATAAGTGGCCAACATGATGTAAATG CGACTCAACTTCAGCCATCTACTTCATTCGTTTCAAAACCACCAGTAAAGAAA TTACCTCTGAATGCAGTTACATCAATAATTGATGGCTTGAAGAGGTTATATGTCGAGAGGGTAAAGCCATTGGAAGTCACTTATCAATTCAATGATTTTGTATCTCCATTATTG ACAAATAGTGATTTTGATGCGAGACCAATGGTCATGCTTCTTGGACAATATTCTACAGGAAAAACAACATTTATCAAACATTTGCTAAGATGTGATTATCCAG GTGCACACATTGGACCAGAGCCTACAACTGACAGATTTGTTGCTGTCATG TCTGGACCTGATGAGAGGACTATTCCTGGAAATACCGTGGCTGTTGATGCTAACATGCCTTTTAGTGGATTGACAACTTTTGGTGGTTCATTCTTGTCAAAGTTCCAATGCTCCCAAATGCCACATCCA TTGCTGGATGAAATAACATTTATTGACACTCCTGGTGTCCTCTCAGGAGAAAAGCAAAGGACTCAAAGAAGTTATGACTTTACTGGGGTTATATCTTGGTTTGCTGCAAAATGTGATCtgattcttcttctatttgatcCTCATAAACTTGACATCAGTGATGAATTTAAACGCGTAATAGCATCTCTAAGAGGTCATGATGACAAGATACGTGTGGTTTTGAATAAGGCAGACCAAGTTGACACTCAACAA CTTATGAGAGTTTATGGAGCATTGATGTGGTCATTAGGAAAAGTTCTAAATACTCCAGAAGTTGTGCGTGTATATATTGG CTCATTTAATGATAAGCCTATACAAGAAGGCTTTGTTGGACCGCTAGGACAAGAACTATTTGAGAAGGAACAGAATGATCTCCTTGCAGATTTGGTAGATATTCCAAGAAAGGCTTGTGACAGTCGG ATCAATGAATTTGTTAAACGTGCTAGAGCTGCTAAAATGCATGCATATATAATTAGCCATCTTAAGAAGGAGATGCCTGCAATGATGGGAAAAGCTAAGACCCAACAAAGGCTCATCGATAATCTCGAAGAAGAATTTAGAAAG GTTCAAAGGGAGTTTCATCTACCAGCTGGTGATTTTCCCAATGTGGAGCACTTTAGAGAGGTTTTGAGTGGTTATAGCATTGACAGATTTGAGAAACTGAAGCCTAAAATGATTCAAGCAGTAGATGACATGCTTGGATATGAAATACCAGAGCTATTAAAGAAATTCAGAAATCCTTATGATTGA
- the LOC130946609 gene encoding E3 ubiquitin-protein ligase RGLG2-like, whose translation MFCLKFGLNILQGIEGENKNSKKSLKDNNWRQSSYGRSSSSSSSWNSYPQPAYGQGGHAYEPQPTPYPTVQPYYAPPPPTTQNCGHEQSYTSGEVTRPDNRRKLERKYSRIADNYNFIDEVTEALAWAGLESSNLILGIDFTKSNEWTGKNSFNRKSLHHTGNVPNPYEQAISILGKTLLHLMRIT comes from the exons ATGTTCTG CCTTAAGTTTGGGCTGAACATTCTACAGGGCATTGAAGGTGAAAACAAGAATTCAAAGAAATCGCTGAAG GACAATAATTGGAGGCAGAGTTCATATGGCCGTTCAAGTTCCTCTTCGTCTTCCTGGAATTCATATCCTCAGCCAGCTTATGGTCAAGGGGGTCATGCCTATGAGCCACAACCAACTCCTTATCCGACGGTGCAACCCTATTAtgctcctcctcctcctacTACTCAAAACTGTGGCCATGAACAATCTTATACTAGCGGTGAAGTCACCCGCCCCGACAATAGAAGGAAGTTAGAGAGGAAGTATTCGAGAATTGCTGATAATTACAATTTCATAGATGAG GTGACTGAGGCTCTTGCATGGGCAGGCCTTGAGTCTTCTAATCTTATTCTTGGTATCGATTTTACTAAGAGCAATGAATGGACAG GAAAGAATTCATTTAATCGAAAAAGCTTGCATCACACTGGAAATGTTCCAAATCCATATGAACAAGCAATATCTATTCTTGGGAAAACATTGCTGCATTTGATGAGGATAACTTGA
- the LOC130983642 gene encoding RPM1-interacting protein 4-like, protein MTHAHVPRFGNWDADNVPYSAYFDNARRQNSITKAKDSEVVFNKNNDDVDASRASSRNRSRSNRRRHREGRSNSSRRQLHHRTRMTTQEASEINNFDHSVMTKLNLGTHHGGNDNNSAPFSPPRRQIKRRDSTTIGHPFQHANKEGTLVPEFGAWDATDAKSAQGYTAIFWKIRQEKLTAKRRKHFPNNNAQSMNNNIQNQCSSSSSSRFSKIMKQCCCCLISHETK, encoded by the exons ATGACG cATGCGCATGTCCCAAGGTTTGGCAATTGGGATGCAGATAATGTTCCATACTCGGCATATTTTGATAATGCGCGCAGGCAAAATTCCATAACAAAAGCAAAAGATTCAGAGGTCgtctttaacaaaaataatgatgACGTGGATGCATCGAGGGCTTCTTCTCGTAATCGCTCCAGATCCAACAGAAGGCGGCATAGGGAAGGGCGAAGCAATAGTTCCAGACGCCAATTGCACCATCGCACAAGAATGACAACACAAGAAGCtagtgaaataaataattttgatCACTCTGTCATGACGAAACTAAATTTAGGAACGCACCATGGAGGTAATGATAATAATAGTGCTCCCTTCTCTCCACCAAGACGTCAAATTAAACGCAGAGATAGTACTACAATAGGTCATCCCTTTCAGCATGCG AACAAAGAAGGAACACTAGTACCAGAATTTGGAGCTTGGGATGCCACCGATGCTAAATCAGCACAGGGTTATACTGCTATATTTTGGAAAATCAGACAAGAAAAGCTAACTGCAAAACGCCGCAAACACTTTCCCAATAATAATGCTCAATCAATGAACAATAACATCCAGAACCAATGTAGCAGTAGTTCTTCCTCCAGATTTTCTAAG ATAATGAAGCAGTGCTGTTGCTGTTTAATTTCACACGAAACCAAATGA